AGCGGCAGCAGCAGCACGAAGGCCAGCACCCAGCGCAGGAAGTTCAGCGTGATCGGCGGCACCACGCCGCCCATGAGCCGGCCCACGATGGCGTTGCCCGCCCACAGCAGGGGCGGCAGCAGCAGGAGCGCGAGGGTGGGGCCACTGAGGCGGGCGGTGGGGGCGGCAGGCATGGGCCGGCACTGTAGCAAGCACCCCAAGACCCGACCGGGGCAGGGTCGGGCGGTTTCGTGGCAGCATCGCCCCCGCTTCGTTTGCGCACAACCCGAGGAGACCCCATGAGCACCAGCAGCCGCGCCGTCCGCATCCACGCCCACGGCGGCCCCGAACAACTCGTGATCGACACCGTCGAGGTCGGTGAACCCGGCCCCGGCCAGGTCCGCATCCGCCACCACGCGATCGGCCTGAACTACATCGACGTCTACCAGCGCACCGGCCTGTACCCGGCCACCATGCCGCTCGCGCTGGGCATGGAAGGCGCGGGCGTGATCGAGGCGGTGGGCGAGGGCGTGACCCACCTCAAGGCCGGCGACCGCGCGGCCTACGCGGCCAACCCGCCCGGCAGCTACTGCGACGTGCGCGTGATGCCCGCGATGAACGTGTGCAAGCTGCCCGACGCCATCGACTTCGAGACCGGCGCGGCCATGATGCTCAAGGGCCTGACCGCGCAGTACCTGCTCAAGCGCAGCCGCCCGGTGGAAGGGCTGGCGCCCGGCGACTTCGTGCTGTTCCACGCGGCCGCGGGCGGCGTGGGCCTGATCGCCTGCCAGTGGGCCAAGGCCCTGGGCCTGCGGCTGATCGCCACCGCCGGCTCCGACGACAAATGCAAGCTCGCGCTCGAGCACGGCGCCTCGCACGCCATCAACTACCGCAGCGAAGACTTCCTCGCGCGCGTCAAGGACATCACCGGCGGCCAGGGCGTGAAGGTGGTCTACGACTCGGTGGGCAAGGACACCTGGGACAAGTCGCTCGACTGCCTGCGGCCCTTCGGCCTCATGGTGAGCTTTGGCAACGCCTCGGGCCCGGCCCCGGCCTTCGCGCCCGGCATCCTCGCCGCCAAGGGCTCGATCTACGTGACGCGCCAGACCCTGTTCACCCACATCAGCAACCGCGAGCGCACGCAGCAGATGGCCGACGAGCTCTTCGACGTGGTGGTGAGCGGCCAGGTGAAGATCCGCATCGACCAGCGCTTTGCGCTCACCGAGGTGAAGCAGGCGCACGAAAGCCTGGAGGCGCGCGCCACCACCGGCTGCACCGTGCTGCTGCCGTGAGCGGCGCGCTCGAACGGCTCGAGGCCGTGCTGGCCGCGCTCGACGCGGGCAGCGAAGCGGTGCGCCACGTCTACAACCGCGTGTTCACCGCCAGTGCGCGCGCTGCGGCCGCCGCGGCCGATGCGCGCGCGCGGGCCGGCCAGCCCCTGGGCCCGCTCGACGGGCGCCTGGTGTCGGTGAAGGACCTGTTCGACGTCGCCGGCGAGACCACCACCGCGGGCTCGGCGCTGCTGCGCGGCGCGCCGCCCGCCACGCGCGACGCGCCCGTGGTGCAGCGCCTGCGCGCCGCGGGCGCGGTGCTCGTGGGCCACACCAACATGACCGAGTTCGCCTTCTCCGGTGTGGGCCTGAACCCGCACTGGGGCACGCCGGGCAATGCGCACGACCTGGCCTGCATCCCGGGTGGTTCGTCGTCGGGCGCGGGCGTGTCGGTGGGCCGGCAACTGGCCGAGATCGCGATCGGCTCGGACACCGGTGGCTCGGTGCGCATCCCGGCGGCGCTCAATGGCCTGGTGGGCTTCAAGCCCACGCAGGCGCGCGTGCCGCGCGAGGGCGCCTTCCCGCTCTCGTTCACGCTCGACACCGTGGGCCCGCTGGCGCGCAGCGTGGCCGATGCCGCGCGGGCCGACAGCGTGCTCGCGGGCGAAGCGCCCGCAGACCTGCCCGTGCGCCAGGTGCGCGGCCTGCGCCTGGGCGTGCCGCGCGGCCTGCTGTTCACGCAGGCCGACGACGCGGTGCTCACCGCCGTGGAGCAGGCCCTGTCGGCGCTGTCGGCCGCCGGTGCGCGCGTGACCGACGAGGCCCTGGACGACTGGATGGGCGCGCCCTTTCGCCTGCAGGAGCGCGGCACCCTGGTCGCGGCCGAGGCCGCGTGCATCCACCGCGACTGGACCGAGACCCGCGCCGAGGCCTACGACCCGCTGGTGCTGGGCCGCATCCGCAAGGGGCAGGCGTTGGACGCCGCGACCTACGTGGGCATCCAGCAGGCGCGGCTGGCCTTGCAGGCCACGCTGGACCACCGCCTGGCCGATCTCGACGCGCTGGTGCTGCCCACGGTGCCGCTGCTCGCGCCGCGCATCGACGCGCTGCAGGACGAAGCCGCCTTCACGCGCACCAACCTGCTGCTGCTGCGCAACCCCTCGGTGTTCAACTTCTTCGATCTGCCGGCGCTCTCGCTGCCGCTGCCCGTGCCGCGCCCCGTGGGCCTGATGGTGGTGGGCCGGCGCGGCCGCGACCGCGACCGCGAGCTGCTGGCGCTCGGCGCGGCGATCGAGCGGCTGCTGCAGCCGCGCTGAAAACACGACGGGCCGGTGCGCCATGGCGCCCGGCCCGTCGGGGGCGCGCGGCGCGGGGCCGCGCGCGGGGTGGCGAGGCTCAGTCGGCCTTGCGCTCGTGGCCCAGTTGCGGCAGCACCGAACCCTCGGCCGACAGCAGGCCGGCGCGCGCGTACACGCCCAGCTTGCCGCGCGTGTCGGTGATGTCGAGGTTGCGCATGGTGAGCTGGCCGATGCGGTCCAGCGGCGTGAACGGCGCGTCTTCCACCTTCTCCATGGACAGGCGCTCGGGCGCGTAGGTGAGGTTGGGGCTCTCGGTGTTGAGGATGGAGTAGTCGTTGCCGCGGCGCAGCTCGACCGTCACCTCGCCCGTCACCGCGCGCGCCACCCAGCGCTGCGAGGCCTCGCGCAGCATGATGGCCTGCGGGTCGAACCAGCGGCCCTGGTACAGCAGGCGGCCCAGCTTGAGGCCGTTGATGCGGTACTGCTCGATGGTGTCTTCGTTGTGGATGCCGGTGACCAGGCGCTCGTAGGCGATGTGCAGCAGCGCCAGGCCCGGGGCCTCGTAGATGCCGCGGCTCTTGGCCTCGATGATGCGGTTCTCGATCTGGTCGCTCATGCCCAGGCCGTGGCGGCCGCCGATCTCATTGGCCTTCATGATCAGGTCGACCGGGCTCGCGAAGGTCTGGCCGTTGAGCGCCACCGGCTGGCCTTCTTCGAAGCGCACCGTGACCTCTTCGGCCTTGACCACGCAATCGTCGCGCCAGAACGGCACGCCCATGATGGGGTTGACGATGCGGATGCCCGAGTTCAGGTGCTCGAGGTCCTTGGCCTCGTGCGTGGCGCCGAGCATGTTGCTGTCGGTGCTGTAGGCCTTCTCCACCGACATCTTGTAGTCGAAGCCGTTGGCGATGAGGAACTCGCTCATCTCCTTGCGGCCGCCGAGTTCGTCGATGAAGGTCTGGTCGAGCCAGGGCTTGTAGATCTTCAGGCCGGGGTTGGTGAGCAGGCCGTAGCGGTAGAAGCGCTCGATGTCGTTGCCCTTGAAGGTCGAGCCGTCGCCCCAGATGTGGACGTCGTCTTCCTTCATGGCGGCCACCAGCATGGTGCCGGTGACGGCGCGGCCCAGCGGCGTGGTGTTGAAGTAGGTGATGCCCGCGGTGCTGATGTGGAAGGCGCCGCACTGCAGCGCGGCGATGCCCTCGTGCGCGAGCTGCAGGCGGCAGTCGATCAGGCGCGCCTTCTCGGCGCCGTAGGCCATGGCCTTGCGCGGGATGGCGTCGTAGTCGTCCTCGTCGGGCTGGCCGAGGTTGGCGGTGTAGGCATAGGGCAGGGCGCCCTTCTTCTTCATCCACAGCAGGGCGGCGCTGGTGTCGAGGCCGCCCGAGAAGGCGATGCCGACCTTCTGTTGCGTGGGCAGGTTTTGCAGGATGGTGGCCATGGC
This is a stretch of genomic DNA from Hydrogenophaga crocea. It encodes these proteins:
- a CDS encoding quinone oxidoreductase family protein, which gives rise to MSTSSRAVRIHAHGGPEQLVIDTVEVGEPGPGQVRIRHHAIGLNYIDVYQRTGLYPATMPLALGMEGAGVIEAVGEGVTHLKAGDRAAYAANPPGSYCDVRVMPAMNVCKLPDAIDFETGAAMMLKGLTAQYLLKRSRPVEGLAPGDFVLFHAAAGGVGLIACQWAKALGLRLIATAGSDDKCKLALEHGASHAINYRSEDFLARVKDITGGQGVKVVYDSVGKDTWDKSLDCLRPFGLMVSFGNASGPAPAFAPGILAAKGSIYVTRQTLFTHISNRERTQQMADELFDVVVSGQVKIRIDQRFALTEVKQAHESLEARATTGCTVLLP
- a CDS encoding amidase, with protein sequence MSGALERLEAVLAALDAGSEAVRHVYNRVFTASARAAAAAADARARAGQPLGPLDGRLVSVKDLFDVAGETTTAGSALLRGAPPATRDAPVVQRLRAAGAVLVGHTNMTEFAFSGVGLNPHWGTPGNAHDLACIPGGSSSGAGVSVGRQLAEIAIGSDTGGSVRIPAALNGLVGFKPTQARVPREGAFPLSFTLDTVGPLARSVADAARADSVLAGEAPADLPVRQVRGLRLGVPRGLLFTQADDAVLTAVEQALSALSAAGARVTDEALDDWMGAPFRLQERGTLVAAEAACIHRDWTETRAEAYDPLVLGRIRKGQALDAATYVGIQQARLALQATLDHRLADLDALVLPTVPLLAPRIDALQDEAAFTRTNLLLLRNPSVFNFFDLPALSLPLPVPRPVGLMVVGRRGRDRDRELLALGAAIERLLQPR
- the argG gene encoding argininosuccinate synthase gives rise to the protein MATILQNLPTQQKVGIAFSGGLDTSAALLWMKKKGALPYAYTANLGQPDEDDYDAIPRKAMAYGAEKARLIDCRLQLAHEGIAALQCGAFHISTAGITYFNTTPLGRAVTGTMLVAAMKEDDVHIWGDGSTFKGNDIERFYRYGLLTNPGLKIYKPWLDQTFIDELGGRKEMSEFLIANGFDYKMSVEKAYSTDSNMLGATHEAKDLEHLNSGIRIVNPIMGVPFWRDDCVVKAEEVTVRFEEGQPVALNGQTFASPVDLIMKANEIGGRHGLGMSDQIENRIIEAKSRGIYEAPGLALLHIAYERLVTGIHNEDTIEQYRINGLKLGRLLYQGRWFDPQAIMLREASQRWVARAVTGEVTVELRRGNDYSILNTESPNLTYAPERLSMEKVEDAPFTPLDRIGQLTMRNLDITDTRGKLGVYARAGLLSAEGSVLPQLGHERKAD